The genomic window CTAGGATGATTGGAGAGTGTGCTGCTCTTTATTGTTTAACATGGCTTTGATACGATTACTGTCTAGATTTCCGTAATGATTGAAACTAGTTAAATTGGACTAGGGGTTTAAGGGTACAGAACAAGTATGAACTACTGGAATAGTAAGCAATCAACCATTGACTCACTAAATGGCGCAATGGCTTCTTTTGATTTGTTTGATTAATTTTATTCAGTAACACAAAGGTGCAAGTGTTGAGACCTGGTAGTGTCCCATGAAATGCGTAGTTTTGTGTGAATACTGGATTTGGCGGGATCGAGATAACTGCACGTGCAGGGTTATTAAACATTTCAGGCAGTTTAATCAATGGTCATAGTCTTGAGAAAACATAGTAGCTGATGATGAATTCAACTACTGGGACATCATAGCTGTTAAACATAATAATTACTGTGAAACCTAAACGTAAATGCTAATGCTGCAGAGTTTCTTGTACTAGGTATAGTCTAATTTGCTTCTTTTGGAATGCGTGCAAGGATGGTAATATTTTCCCTTAAATCATGCAGTATACTGAATACTCGTTAAAGACCTTACTGTTTCGGAACATAGTAACCAAGTCTAGTTTTCTAGTAGCATGTTTAATTCTTTTAATTAGGATGTGGTTGGCTTTTGATGTGTTAGTCGTCCCCTTGTTTTCTTCTTTTGGAATGCTTTTGTTTGCAATCATGTGTCATCTCTCTTCGATTTTGTTCCAGTTAAATGTTTACTGTATGAATATGGATTTGGCGCCATTGAGTCGAGTGCACAGGCAGTGTACTCAACATTTTGTGCACTCCCTCAATGAAGTATTTGAAAATTTGATACTATGGTAGCTTATCAACAATACTTACTTGAATGTTGTGATTGATTTATGAAGCAAGGCTGACAAAATATTCTACAGGTTCGTTTCCTCCCCATGATTAGAAGCGGCAGCTGCACATTGCCACACTCGTGTTTCAGCACCGTGAGTTGTTATTGTGGGAAACGCTTGATCAGGTTTGTCTTGCTACTATGTAGGTTTAAGTAGAATCTCCCTGTGATGACTGGAGAGTGTTCTTCTCAATATTGTTTAGCATTGGTTCGACACGATTGCTGTTTATCTTCAGTTTTATGATCGATTAAGCATCAGCTTTGGGAACTCCAAGCAGCAATTAACTCGCCTGATGGCGCGAAAGCGAAACGCNNNNNNNNNNNNNNNNNNNNNNNNNNNNNNNNNNNNNNNNNNNNNNNNNNNNNNNNNNNNNNNNNNNNNNNNNNNNNNNNNNNNNNNNNNNNNNNNNNNNNNNNNNNNNNNNNNNNNNNNNNNNNNNNNNNNNNNNNNNNNNNNNNNNNNNNNNNNNNNNNNNNNNNNNNNNNNNNNNNNNNNNNNNNNNNNNNNNNNNNNNNNNNNNNNNNNNNNNNNNNNNNNNNNNNNNNNNNNNNNNNNNNNNNNNNNNNNNNNNNNNNNNNNNNNNNNNNNNNNNNNNNNNNNNNNNNNNNNNNNNNNNNNNNNNNNNNNNNNNNNNNNNNNNNNNNNNNNNNNNNNNNNNNNNNNNNNNNNNNNNNNNNNNNNNNNNNNNNNNNNNNNNNNNNNNNNNNNNNNNNNNNNNNNNNNNNNNNNNNNNNNNNNNNNNNNNNNNNNNGTGGGATCTCTCTGCCATGATTGGAAAGTGTTCTGCTCATCTACTGTTTAGCATTGCTTGGGAAAGATTATTTATTTTTTAGCTTTAGTTCATAATTTGGCAGTACTGGACTACTAGGGCTGCTAGGGTCTAGATTAAGTATCAACTTTGGGAAAACAGCTGTTGGATATTAACTTGCCCAATGGCGTGTACGCCAAACACTAATCCTTTTGCATGCTGTGAGTTGCTGGAGACATTTTGATCAACTTTGCCTCGCTATTGTAGTTTTTGTATCTAGCTAAAATCTCTCTAGGCTGATTGGAGAGTATACTGCTCTTTATTGTTTAGCATCACTTTCGTATTGATTACTGTCTAGATTTCTGTAATGGTTGAAACTAGTTAATTTGGACTAGGGACTTAAAGGTACAGATCAAGTATGAACCCCTGAAATAGTGAGCAGTCAACCATAAACTCACTCCATCGTCCGAAATGCGGCTTCTTTCAGATTGAttgtttatttttattcaaatgCACATGGTGGAATTGTGGAAGCGCATATTCGTCAATGACCTTATTACTTGGAATGTAGTAACCGCATCCAGTTCTCTAGTAGCATGTCCGATTCTTTTGATTAGGACGTGGTTGTAAACTAAACATAGCACTTCATGCATGGATTTTGATGTGTTACTAGTGCCCTTGTTTTCTTCTGTTTGAATGCTGCTGTTCGCAATCATGAGTTATCTCTctttgcttttgtttcaataaaatgtGTTATATGGATATGGCGCCATAGAGACGAGTGCACAGGCACTGTACCCAACATTTTGTGCACTCCCTCAATGAAGTATTTGAAAATTTGATACGATGGTAGCTTATCACAGTACTTTCTTGAATGTTATGATTGATTTATGAAACAAGGCTGACACAATATTTTCTACAGATATGGAGTGCAACAGAGATGAAGCGATCAGATCAAAGGAGATGGCTGAAAGGAAGTACAAGGTGAACGATTTTGTGGGCGCAAGGAAGCTTGCCTTGAAAGCAAAGGCTCTTTTCGATCTTGAGGGCCTTGATCAGATGATTGTAGCCTTGGATGTCCACCTAAGGTCAATGACAAAGTTTGAAGGGGAGAATGACTGGTATGGCATCCTAGAAGTATCAACCTGGGCCGATGAGGAGACTATCAGGAAGCAGTACAAGAAGCTGGCCTTACAAACTCATCCAGACAAGAACAGCTTCGTTGGTGCTGATAGTGCTTTCAATCTCATCTCAGATGCTTGGAATGTATTGTCTGACAAAAACAGGAGAATACTTCATGATCAGAGGAGGCATATGAGCTCTTTACGAGTCCTTCAGAATAACTCCCAAGTAAGTGTTGATAACACTTCCAGTTCATCCATGCCAAGTATGAATGGCTTCTGCAGGCAAAATACTGGTCCAGCCTCACCTCCCAATGTGCCTCCTCAAAATATGCCAAAGCTAAGCACATTTTGGACAGTCTGCATTTCCTGTCGCATGAACTTTGAGTACCCAAGGCAATACGTGAACCAATATATGATATGTCCAGAGTGCCATAAACCTTTTAAGGCTGAAGAAGTTCCTCCTCCGCCTACTTCAAGTCACACCTACCAACCAAAGTCAATGGATACTAATACTAGTAGGGGTCGCACAGCATGTCCTGGTGAGGGAATGGCAGGAACAGGAGCTAGTGGTAGCCAGAATCATCATAATCCTATGCAGCAGCGGTGCTCTTTTCAGGGATCTGCAGCTGGTGCACACACTTTTTCACATTCAGTGCAACAGACACATGGTACTGTTTCAGGCTCTCCCGGATCATCAATCCCTAGAAAAGCTGCAGCAACGAAGGAAAAGGAAGCTGCAAAGAAGCGATACAAGAAAGTGGCGCCGCAGTCAACAAGCTCTGGCCTTGACGGTGACTCAAGTTCACAGAACAAAGCCAAAAGGAAGGCTCGCTCCACTGATCGGGCATCGGGAGCGAAGAGGCGCAAGGAGACTTCTAATTGTCATGTATCTGCTGGGAGTAGCTTCATCAAGGAGATGGAGAAGTTGGATATGCGAAGCTTACTAATTAACAAAATGAAACTCCAACTTCGGGACAAATTAGAGGAGTTCAACAGGAAGAAGGCTGATATGGAGAATGGACGAAAGATGCAGACTAGTCAGAGAACAAACAAAGCGGCCACATGCAGCACATCAGTTGATGCCAAGAAAATGAAGAGGACACAACAAAGTAGTTCTGTTCATCCAGAAGAAGATAATGGAAAGAAACTGACAAGTGAAAGAAAGAGGGCAGAGAAGAGGAAGCATGCCGGTTCAGAAGAAATGGGGTCATGGGAGTGGAAGAAACCTGAAATACGGTTTTTTTACACCAGGAGAAGCCGCAGGGAACAAGAGCCATCTCCCGATGAAATGCTTGTCCCTGATGCAGATTTCTATGCCTTTGGTGATCATTCTGGGAACTCTTTCCAGAAGGATCAAGTGTGGGCCACATATGATGAAGAAGATGGCATGCCTCGCTACTATGCTTTGATCCAGACAGTGCACTCCAGACGCCCTTTTAAGGTTACATTTGCATTCCTCAAGGCGGATAATCCCGACGAGTTTGGGGCTTCAGACTGGCTCTCATGTGGATTTTCCAAGACCTGTGGCGATTACAAGCCTggtgcatctgaagatgctgacgaGCTGAATAAATTCTCTCATCTTGTCACATGTCAGAAAGGTGCAGGTAGAAGAATCATCAGAATTCTTCCACGGAAAGGTGATATCTGGGCCCTGTACCAGAACTGGTCTGCCGACTGGGATGAACTTGTACCTGATGAGACAATGTACAAGTATGACTTGGTGCAGGTTCTTGACAGCTACAGCCCAAGTGAAGGCCTTTCTGTCATGCCCATTGAGAAAGTCCCTGGCTTTGTGTCTGTGTTCAAGCCACTTTCTGACCCAGCAAAGAGCAGGAGGATTCCAGAGGAGGAAATGACGCGGTTTTCGCACCAGGTGCCGTTTCATATCCTTACTGGTGAAGAAGCTCACAATTCTCCCAAGGGATGCTATGAATTGGATCCAGGCTCAACTCCAAAGGAACTTCTTCAAGTAGTCTGATGATGCCACATGCGCTTGTTCTGTGCTCCCTCTTCACTGTTTTTCCTTCTTTCACTTGTTTCAACCTGGAGTTAGTTGGGTGGTACGGTTTGTCTAGTGCTGTACCATATGTTCCTAGGTTGTGCTGGTGACCTGTAGTATACTCCCCATGTTGTGTTATGTAGCAGCATCCTTGTTTAAGGGTAAACATAGCTGGGTTTTTGAACAATGAAATATACCTGGGTTAAAGTGTTCTTTTGCGGAGAAAAATGTACTCAACTCCCTGAACATGCCTGTTGGACTAGTTAAATATGATATTTCATGGTTTCTTTATGGTTGCAGAGCATGTTGGTATGTTGTTTCTTGGAATGGACAAATTGATCTGGACACTTCTCTTGGCTCAGCTTTCAGGTAAATCATTTTGTCTTACTGCCACTCGAGACATTTGGCTTTGTTAGACCTTTTTAATATGTTACCTTATCAAAGTTTTGTTGCACCTGTGAAAATTCTATGCGTCTATTTAGCCTTATTGATCAAACCAGATGATGATAAGAAATGATTTACTAGGTTTCTAGAACTCTGATCTGGCACCTATATTTATAAACGGAGGGACTATATATACCAGATCCCTTTCGTCCCGCACCGCACTATCGCGCCCAAGCAGGATTCAAAAGGGAGCAGTGGCGACGAGAGGCCCGGCGCCGACCGCAACACTAGCCCGAATCAGCACCCGTCGGCCGACGCTTCCGGAGGGGGCCACTGCGGTGGCCGAGGCCGACGACGAGGCGCGGAGCGGCGCCCGTTCACGGCCCTCAGCCAGGTCCACGCCGACCTCCAGGAGCAGGCAAGTTGGCTAGATCTCGCGGCCCTGGTCGTCCTGTCCCCGTCCCTAGGGTTCCGAGGTGCGCGACTGATATCCTgatgttttaattttttttaggTTGCGACCAATATATAACATCCCTTTTGGATCGATGTAGGAGAGGGCGTACATGATGCTGCGGATGAACGGAGGCGGCGAGGGCAGCGATTATGGGAGCTCGGAGGCCGGGAACGACGagcacgagcatgaggaggagctgGAGCACCACCACCGCTTCCACCACAAGGAGCACCCGGGTGGCGTCCATGGTGATGGGGACGATGATCTCAAGGCTGAGGGTGAGGGCTACCTGCGAGGATGAAGGCGAGGATGAGCTCTGCGAGGCTTTGAAGAGGAGGGGTTCGATTAGGATGAGGAGGTGCAGGGCGTGGAGCCAGCGCTAGACCCTGCAGAGTACATGTTGTCACATGGCTTATGGCCCTCGCTGGGATCAGCGATTGTGAGTATGTTTTGTTTTTTAGCTCATTTCACATTTAGTGTGGGTTGCTCATGTGCAGTTTTGCTTTTGCTTTGTAGGGCGGCAGAGGAGCATGTTGGGGATCACATAAACGCTGTGCAGGTAGTGATTTATGTTTCCTTTTCTTGGATGGATTTAATTTTTGTATTTGAAGTTGGAAGTTGGGAGCACTCAAGTTTTAATTAAATGACCTTGGACCGATAGCAATGTTTATTTTGTTAATGCGTGTGACATACAGTGTAGTAGGGATTTATTTTGATCGAAGCAGTGGCATAATTCCTTGGTAGAGCTATATTTTTCTCTGATATAGCAATCAAAGCCAAAAGCAGCTTATGATGTAGATAGTATGCTATAAGTGGTAACACTTACCTCCTGCCATGTTTTCTCCGGGGATTGTGGCATGCACCTCCAATTCGTCTAATTTATGCATGGAGAACTTTATTTTTGTTTAAATTGTGGTATCGTGTTTTTGCTTACTTATTGAAACCAGCCAAATTTTACAGAGCACCTGACATTTACAAATCGGCATGTTACTGAAGAAACACAGGATTCATGGCAAGGTTGATCCAGATGAGTACTCTTATAAGATGCGATGCTAATGGTTCTAGACTTCTAGTCATGATTTCAGGAATTAGTTGCACTAGGTGAAGTGGTTGGTACAGAAAGTAGAGGTCTCTCTGCTGATAGACTTGCTTCCTTAGCTTCAGTAACTTACAACACAAAAGATATGCAAGATGGCAACCCAGAACAGTACGTTCAAATACTTTTAAATTTCATAGCCTTACAATAATATATATTTTAAAGTGACATGCTAACGTGTAATTATTCTTGGTAGATGTGTAATTTGTCGCTGGGAATTTGAGAAAGGTGAATCCTTGGTTGCACTTCCCTTCAAGCATTCATACCATCCTGACTACATTATTCAGTGGCGTCAAATAAATAAGGTACAATGCCACTTTCAACCTAGTTATTGTTAGAACATATAGTTCCCCGTAGCTGAGGATTGCCTATGTTTTCATGGTATATAAAGCATATCAAGCAATCACACCTGCACCATGGAAAATGTAGGGTTCCTTTGTACCTCTACTATACAACCACATGTCTATGCTTATTAATCTAGTCACCTTAATAGAAAATGTAGGGTTCCTTTGTACCTGTGCACCACTTTTTTTTTACATATTTTAGTATTTGTATTTTTAGATGTCTTGGGTCTCTAGAACTCAGGTTTGGCGACTGTATTTTTGTTTAGGGTTTTTTATATTGGGCTATTGGTATTCCTTGTAGAATTTTGGCACCTCCAACAGTGTATGTAAAAGTGGGCATTTCTAAAAAATGCATTGAAAGTGCTTAATGTAACATGTCCATAGATGTTTCAGCAGCATACATATATTGGTGAGTATTTACAGTATGATGTCTTGTGTGCAATTATTTACATCTCATGACCATTTACTTTTCACTGTAAATGATCCGATGTATCATGATACTTTTGTGTTAGCAAATTTTTATTCAAATTCAAGTTTTGAAAGCTTCTGATCTTGCTAACATGTGTGTGTGAATTCATACTAATGCTCAAAGTTAAGGTTCTAACACCCAGTTAATGCTGAAAATTAGGGCATAATGATTGTGATGTCTGATGAGACTTGAATATACCATATATGAAAGTCCCATTTTGTATTATTGCACATATAGTATAGAGATGTAGAAATATGCAAATGGATGAGCATGTAACTTATGTAGTGTTGTGTACAAGAAATCAACGTTTACTTCTGCCTTATGAGGTTCTACCTGTATATACTGATGTTGTTTATCTCCTGCTGAGCTGGTTGTAACCTTGTTTCTGTATGGTGTCCTCTTAGCGGGTAATCCCCTGTGTGTTCTACCGGCTGTTGATGCCATGTTTTTCAAATGGACAAATTGGTCGTCATCAACTCGTCATGATTCACGAGCTTTCAGGTAAAGCATCTTTCGTTGTTGCGCCTGATAAAATCTTGTGTGATGTTGATTTGCTTCGGGGGCAGTTCTTCTGCTTAGGTTTCTGGTTACTCCGGGCATATTTCAGTAGGCACCTAGGTGTTTTGTAGCGTACTCTTGGCTGCATTTTGATTGATAATAGGTTACTTTGTAAATAAAACATGCAATAAAGTTTTTGTATCGTTACAGATCTGGACGCAGCTGGCCTCCTCAACCTGTAGCTGCATGCATTCATGCACTGCACGCACGCACGGCGTCTCCAAGGCTCCAACCTCGCTCGTCAATGGATGGCCAAGCAAGCAGAGGTAATGTAGCACTCGCCGCCAAACGCTTCCGCGGGAGAGTCTCATGGTCCGCATGTTTTTActttttagagagagagagagatgccggCTAGTACGTGGAGGACCCATCAAACGAGTCTATCGGACGCCCATCTGGCTGCACCCGGTGTCCTCAACCCCTAGCTCCTTAATGGCTACCGGACGCCCATCTGGCTGTATCCGGCGATAAATGAAGTTACCGATCGATCTTTGTAACTTCTATGGTCCTTATTAATTGGTATCATTCGGTATATCTTTGCAATTTTTGCTGGCCCCAATGGGTAGACCTAAGTAATTTTTGTGAAAGTTCCTGATTTTGTGTCTGTGTTCAGGCCACTTTTTAGTTTTTTGTGAAAATTCCTGGTTTTGTGTCTGTGTTCTAGCCACTTTCTGACCCAGCAAAGAGCAGGAGGATTCCAATGGAGGAAATGATGCAGTTTTCGCACTGGGTGCCATTTCATATCCAGAACTCCCCCAAGGTATGCTATGAATTGGATCCAGCCTCAACTACAAAGGAACTTCTCCAAGTAGTTCCAGTCACTTCTGTCCTTTTCGTCCCGCATCGGATGCCACATATGATTGCTCTGACTTCTGTCCTTTTCGTCCCGCATCGCACTACCACACCCAAAGAGGATTCAAAAGGGAGCAGCAACAGCGAGTCCTGGCGCCGACTGCAACCCTAGCCCGAATCAGAACCCGCCGACTGACGCTTCCGGAGGGGGCCTCTTGTGACCAAGGCCGCTGCCGAGGCGCAACGTGGCACCCGTTCACGGCCTTCGGCAAGGTCCACGCCGACCTCTAGTAGCAGGCAAGTTGGCTAGATCTCGCTGCCCCGGCCGTCCCGTCCCCGTCCCTAGGGTTCCGAGGTGCGTGATTGACATCCCgaagttttaattttttttgaggGTGCGACCAACACATAACATCCCTTTTGGATCGATGCAGGAGAGGGCGTACATGATGCTGCGGATGAACGAAGGTGGCGAGGGCAACGATTATGGCAGCTCGGAGCATGAGCAGGAGCTGAAGCACCACCATCGCGTTCACCACCAGGAGCACCCGGGTGGCGTCCATGGTGATGGGGATGATGATCCCAAGGCCGAGGGTGAGGGCTACCTGCGAGGATGAAGGCTAGAACGAGCTCTCCGAGGCTTTGAAGAGGAGGGGTTCAATTAGGATGAGGAGGTGAAGGATGTGGAGCTAGCGCTAGACCCTGTAGAGTACAGGTTGTCACGTGGCTTATGGCCCTCGGTAGGATCAGCGATTGTGAGTATGTTTTGTTTTTCACCAGATTTGACATTTCACGTGGGTTGCTGATGTGCAGTTTTGCTTTTGCTTTTGTAGGGCGGGCAGAGGAGAATGTTGAGGATCACATAAATGGTGCGCAGATGGTCATTTATGTTTCCTTTTCTTGGATGGATTTAATTTTTGTATTTGAAGCTGGAAGTTGGGAGCACTCGAGTTTTGATTAAATGACCTTGGACCGACAACAATGCTTATTTTGTTAATGCGTGTAATTATTGT from Triticum aestivum cultivar Chinese Spring chromosome 3B, IWGSC CS RefSeq v2.1, whole genome shotgun sequence includes these protein-coding regions:
- the LOC123072050 gene encoding uncharacterized protein, translated to MECNRDEAIRSKEMAERKYKVNDFVGARKLALKAKALFDLEGLDQMIVALDVHLRSMTKFEGENDWYGILEVSTWADEETIRKQYKKLALQTHPDKNSFVGADSAFNLISDAWNVLSDKNRRILHDQRRHMSSLRVLQNNSQVSVDNTSSSSMPSMNGFCRQNTGPASPPNVPPQNMPKLSTFWTVCISCRMNFEYPRQYVNQYMICPECHKPFKAEEVPPPPTSSHTYQPKSMDTNTSRGRTACPGEGMAGTGASGSQNHHNPMQQRCSFQGSAAGAHTFSHSVQQTHGTVSGSPGSSIPRKAAATKEKEAAKKRYKKVAPQSTSSGLDGDSSSQNKAKRKARSTDRASGAKRRKETSNCHVSAGSSFIKEMEKLDMRSLLINKMKLQLRDKLEEFNRKKADMENGRKMQTSQRTNKAATCSTSVDAKKMKRTQQSSSVHPEEDNGKKLTSERKRAEKRKHAGSEEMGSWEWKKPEIRFFYTRRSRREQEPSPDEMLVPDADFYAFGDHSGNSFQKDQVWATYDEEDGMPRYYALIQTVHSRRPFKVTFAFLKADNPDEFGASDWLSCGFSKTCGDYKPGASEDADELNKFSHLVTCQKGAGRRIIRILPRKGDIWALYQNWSADWDELVPDETMYKYDLVQVLDSYSPSEGLSVMPIEKVPGFVSVFKPLSDPAKSRRIPEEEMTRFSHQVPFHILTGEEAHNSPKGCYELDPGSTPKELLQVV